In Heptranchias perlo isolate sHepPer1 unplaced genomic scaffold, sHepPer1.hap1 HAP1_SCAFFOLD_426, whole genome shotgun sequence, a genomic segment contains:
- the LOC137312353 gene encoding cardiotrophin-1-like → MWDTNSGQEAGLEPVDKTIERTYNLSVLLASESSGLLEMYTELQGFSETPPALPASRLWPPVAPGEGWARERLLRHYRGQCGLLARRLSRLLAEQLERSPGGRGFHRRMQGAVTGLEGLQANLSRLLSSLGPPEETEEEEEEETEEEEEETEEDGPASGAGHWEAKVKGYQVIAHYSHWIGRTARDLERLRDGLGPEA, encoded by the exons ATGTGGGACACAAATTCTGGACAG GAGGCAGGCTTGGAGCCAGTGGACAAGACGATCGAACGGACGTACAACCTGTCCGTTTTGCTCGCGAGTGAATCTTCAGGGCTTCTCGAGATGTAC ACCGAGCTTCAGGGCTTCTCCGAgaccccgcccgccctccctgcCTCTCGGCTCTGGCCGCCGGTCGCTCCCGGGGAGGGCTGGGCCCGCGAGAGGCTTCTCCGTCACTACCGGGGCCAGTGCGGCCTCCTGGCCCGGCGTCTGAGCCGCCTGCTGGCCGAGCAGCTGGAGCGGAGCCCGGGCGGCCGCGGCTTCCACCGGCGAATGCAGGGGGCGGTGACCGGCCTGGAGGGGCTGCAGGCCAACCTGAGCCGCCTCCTGTCCTCGCTGGGCCCCccggaggagacggaggaggaggaggaggaggagacggaggaggaggaggaggagacggaggaggacggTCCGGCCTCTGGGGCCGGGCACTGGGAGGCCAAGGTCAAGGGTTACCAGGTCATCGCCCATTACAGCCACTGGATTGGGAGGACGGCGCGGGACCTGGAGAGGCTGAGGGACGGCCTGGGGCCTGAGGCCTAG